One Desulfovibrio sp. X2 DNA segment encodes these proteins:
- the phoU gene encoding phosphate signaling complex protein PhoU translates to MLDGRHIFSGIDKDLGHIDRLLVLVWDLVERQWQAALGSLPAGEQIVAANTASRETSINDLGREIERSTTRFLALRQPMADDLRFIIAALRISIDLERVGDYAANISKRAAIACVTPGNACVHSVPRMAQMVLEMLRKLQQDYVSRQLSLSEGVIEMDKEVNALYEQVFAEVRAQMAQDPAMIETCTELLFIARNIERAGDHAKNIARHLYLLFSGSPYPDDAPDGGKHD, encoded by the coding sequence ATGCTCGACGGACGCCACATCTTCAGCGGCATAGACAAGGACCTCGGCCACATCGACCGGCTCCTCGTCCTCGTCTGGGACCTCGTGGAGCGCCAGTGGCAGGCGGCGCTCGGCAGCCTGCCCGCGGGCGAGCAGATCGTGGCCGCCAACACCGCCAGCCGCGAGACCTCCATCAACGACCTCGGCCGCGAGATCGAGCGCAGCACCACCCGCTTCCTGGCCCTGCGCCAGCCCATGGCCGACGACCTGCGCTTCATCATCGCGGCGCTGCGCATCTCCATCGACCTCGAGCGCGTCGGCGACTACGCGGCCAACATCTCCAAGCGCGCCGCCATCGCCTGCGTCACGCCCGGCAACGCCTGCGTCCACTCCGTGCCCCGCATGGCCCAGATGGTCCTCGAGATGCTGCGCAAGCTCCAGCAGGACTACGTCAGCCGCCAGCTCAGCCTCTCCGAGGGCGTCATCGAGATGGACAAGGAGGTGAACGCCCTCTACGAGCAGGTCTTCGCCGAGGTCCGCGCCCAGATGGCGCAGGACCCCGCCATGATCGAGACCTGCACCGAGCTCCTCTTCATCGCCCGCAACATAGAGCGCGCGGGCGACCACGCCAAGAACATCGCCAGGCACCTCTACCTCCTCTTCTCCGGCAGCCCCTACCCGGACGACGCGCCCGACGGCGGCAAGCACGACTGA
- the pstB gene encoding phosphate ABC transporter ATP-binding protein PstB codes for MNTDAAPAAKLSVRGLNFYYGDKHALKDVSLDIGDRMVTALIGPSGCGKSTLLRVLNRMYALYPGQRAEGEVVLDGRDILTLSGDINTLRAKVGMVFQKPTPFPMSIYENIAFPVRLYRKLGRRDMDEVVETSLRKAALWDEVKDNLRQSGLSLSGGQQQRLCIARAIAIRPEVLLMDEPASALDPISTGMIDELVRELSADFCVVIVTHNLQQAARVSDRTAFMYLGELVEYDSTESIFMNPAHERTKNYVAGRFG; via the coding sequence ATGAACACCGACGCCGCCCCTGCCGCCAAGCTCAGCGTGCGCGGCCTGAACTTCTACTACGGCGACAAGCACGCCCTGAAGGACGTGAGCCTGGACATCGGCGACCGCATGGTCACCGCGCTCATCGGCCCGTCCGGCTGCGGCAAGTCCACGCTTTTGCGCGTCCTGAACCGCATGTACGCCCTCTATCCGGGCCAGCGCGCCGAGGGCGAGGTCGTGCTCGACGGCCGCGACATCCTGACCCTGTCCGGCGACATCAACACCCTGCGCGCCAAGGTGGGCATGGTCTTCCAGAAGCCCACCCCCTTTCCCATGTCCATCTACGAGAACATCGCCTTCCCCGTGCGCCTCTACCGGAAGCTCGGGCGCCGCGACATGGACGAGGTCGTGGAGACCTCGCTGCGCAAGGCCGCGCTCTGGGACGAGGTCAAGGACAACCTGCGCCAGAGCGGGCTGTCGCTGTCCGGCGGCCAGCAGCAGCGGCTGTGCATCGCCCGGGCCATCGCCATCCGGCCGGAGGTGCTGCTCATGGACGAGCCCGCCTCGGCCCTGGACCCCATCTCCACCGGCATGATCGACGAGCTCGTGCGCGAGCTGTCCGCCGACTTCTGCGTGGTCATCGTGACCCACAACCTGCAGCAGGCCGCGCGCGTCTCGGACCGCACCGCCTTCATGTACCTCGGGGAGCTCGTGGAGTACGACTCCACCGAGAGCATCTTCATGAACCCGGCCCACGAACGCACCAAGAACTACGTCGCGGGCCGCTTCGGCTAG
- the pstA gene encoding phosphate ABC transporter permease PstA, giving the protein MTLIARRRALNTVMMALCVGAALVAVAVLALVLEKLVAAGASSLSPAIFTQGTPPPGSSGGLFNPILGSLMMTLVAVLTAAPVGVLAGTYLAEYGRSSKLGSAVRFLNDTLLSAPSIIIGLFIYGAMVVPQGHFSGWAGSLALALIALPVIVRTTEDMVGLLPDSLREAAVALGCPYWRVIVSVGWRAARPGILTGILLAVARVSGETAPLLFTSLNNQFTSTNMNAPIASLPVVIFQFAMSPYEDWQTLAWTGALIITAGVLVLNVTARAITSRNMHQ; this is encoded by the coding sequence ATGACCCTCATCGCGCGCCGCAGGGCGCTGAACACCGTGATGATGGCGCTGTGCGTGGGCGCGGCCCTCGTCGCCGTGGCCGTGCTGGCGCTGGTGCTGGAAAAGCTCGTGGCCGCGGGGGCATCGTCCCTCTCGCCCGCCATCTTCACGCAGGGCACGCCCCCGCCGGGCTCGTCCGGCGGGCTCTTCAACCCCATCCTCGGCAGCCTGATGATGACCCTGGTGGCCGTGCTCACGGCCGCGCCCGTGGGCGTGCTGGCCGGGACCTACCTCGCGGAGTACGGCCGCAGCTCGAAGCTCGGCAGCGCCGTGCGCTTCCTGAACGACACGCTGCTCTCCGCCCCCTCGATCATCATCGGCCTGTTCATCTACGGCGCCATGGTCGTGCCGCAGGGCCACTTCTCGGGCTGGGCGGGCTCCCTCGCCCTAGCCCTCATCGCCCTGCCGGTCATCGTGCGCACCACCGAGGACATGGTCGGCCTCTTGCCCGACTCCCTGCGCGAGGCCGCGGTGGCGCTCGGCTGCCCCTACTGGCGCGTCATCGTCAGCGTCGGCTGGCGCGCCGCGCGGCCCGGCATCCTCACCGGCATCCTCCTCGCCGTGGCCCGGGTCAGCGGCGAGACCGCGCCGCTGCTCTTCACCTCGCTCAACAACCAGTTCACCTCCACGAACATGAACGCGCCCATCGCCAGCCTGCCCGTGGTCATCTTCCAGTTCGCCATGAGCCCCTACGAGGACTGGCAGACCCTGGCCTGGACCGGGGCGCTCATCATCACCGCGGGCGTGCTCGTGCTGAACGTCACGGCCCGCGCCATAACCTCGAGGAACATGCACCAATGA
- the pstC gene encoding phosphate ABC transporter permease subunit PstC has product MDYDRMEDLDRTTGRTQAEVAGAVVATAPAPAGWSGLEPKGASFESAFVWLTRSAAILVMLVLAGICAVLLMDSLPALRTFGLSFLVSSSWNPVTVRFGALAPIYGTIVTSLIAMLIGVPLALGSALFLTELCPHRLRGILGTAIDLLAAVPSIIYGMWGLFVLAPFMATYVQPFVIEYIGPIPFIGALFQGAPYGIGIFTAGLILGLMILPFIASVSRQVFATMPPVLREAAYGVGATNWEFSLRVLIPYARSGLFGAIMLGLGRALGETMAVTFVVGNAHRIALSLFKPGTTISATLANEFTEAVGDVYLSSLLALGLILFLLTFVVLFVARSMLRRIGSKVSA; this is encoded by the coding sequence ATGGATTACGATCGGATGGAGGACCTGGACCGGACAACCGGACGAACGCAGGCCGAAGTCGCCGGGGCGGTGGTCGCCACCGCCCCGGCTCCGGCGGGCTGGAGCGGACTGGAGCCCAAGGGCGCCTCTTTCGAGTCCGCCTTCGTCTGGCTGACCCGCTCGGCCGCGATCCTGGTCATGCTCGTGCTGGCCGGGATCTGCGCCGTGCTGCTCATGGACAGCTTGCCCGCCCTGCGCACGTTCGGCCTGTCCTTCCTCGTCAGCTCGTCGTGGAACCCGGTCACCGTGCGCTTCGGCGCCCTGGCCCCGATCTACGGCACCATCGTCACCTCACTCATCGCCATGCTCATCGGCGTGCCCCTGGCGCTCGGCTCCGCGCTCTTCCTCACGGAGCTCTGCCCCCACCGCCTGCGCGGGATACTGGGCACGGCCATCGACCTGCTGGCCGCCGTTCCGAGCATCATCTACGGCATGTGGGGCCTGTTCGTGCTCGCCCCGTTCATGGCCACCTACGTGCAGCCCTTCGTCATCGAGTACATCGGGCCCATCCCGTTCATCGGCGCCCTGTTCCAGGGCGCGCCTTACGGCATCGGCATCTTCACGGCCGGGCTCATCCTCGGCCTCATGATCCTGCCCTTCATCGCCTCGGTCAGCCGCCAGGTCTTCGCCACCATGCCCCCGGTCCTGCGCGAAGCGGCCTACGGCGTGGGCGCCACCAACTGGGAGTTCAGCCTGCGCGTGCTGATCCCCTACGCCCGCTCCGGCCTCTTCGGCGCGATCATGCTCGGCCTCGGCCGGGCGCTGGGCGAGACCATGGCCGTGACCTTCGTGGTGGGCAACGCGCACCGCATCGCGCTCTCGCTCTTCAAGCCGGGCACCACCATCTCGGCCACCCTGGCCAACGAGTTCACCGAGGCCGTGGGCGACGTCTATCTCTCGTCGCTCCTGGCGCTCGGCCTCATCCTCTTCCTGCTGACCTTCGTGGTCCTCTTCGTGGCCCGCTCCATGCTCCGCCGCATAGGCAGCAAGGTATCCGCATGA
- the pstS gene encoding phosphate ABC transporter substrate-binding protein PstS, producing MRIDKIWRAALGCLMGLALLGGTAMAGEITGAGATFPYPVYAKWAQAYEQSSGVKLNYQSIGSGGGIKQIEAKTVGFGASDKPLEAAELDKQGLVQWPQIMGGVVPVVNIKGVKPGEIRLSGKVLADIYLGKITMWNDAAIAKLNKGVKLPAQAIAVVHRSDGSGTTFNFTNYLIKVSPEWKDKVGCDTSVEWPVGIGGKGNEGVANFTARTNGSIGYVEYAYALQNKLAYCMMQNQAGNFVKPNSASFQAAAANADWLHTPGMHVVLTDQPGKDSWPITAASFILMHKSQENPEQAREILKFFAWSFKNGGKMADSLDYVSIPKNVVETIETMWSKDIKSASGEAVWK from the coding sequence ATGCGCATCGACAAAATCTGGCGGGCGGCCCTGGGCTGCCTCATGGGACTGGCCCTGCTCGGCGGAACGGCCATGGCCGGGGAGATCACCGGCGCGGGCGCCACCTTCCCGTACCCCGTCTACGCCAAGTGGGCCCAGGCTTATGAGCAGAGCTCCGGCGTCAAGCTCAACTACCAGTCCATCGGCTCCGGCGGCGGCATCAAGCAGATCGAGGCCAAGACCGTGGGCTTCGGCGCCTCGGACAAGCCGCTGGAGGCCGCCGAGCTGGACAAGCAGGGCCTGGTGCAGTGGCCGCAGATCATGGGCGGCGTGGTGCCCGTGGTCAACATCAAGGGCGTCAAGCCGGGCGAGATCCGCCTGAGCGGCAAGGTCCTGGCCGACATCTACCTGGGCAAGATCACCATGTGGAACGACGCCGCCATCGCCAAGCTGAACAAGGGCGTCAAGCTGCCCGCCCAGGCCATCGCCGTGGTGCACCGCTCCGACGGCTCCGGCACCACCTTCAACTTCACCAACTACCTCATCAAGGTCAGCCCGGAGTGGAAGGACAAGGTCGGCTGCGACACCTCCGTGGAGTGGCCCGTGGGCATCGGCGGCAAGGGCAACGAGGGCGTGGCCAACTTCACCGCCCGCACGAACGGCTCCATCGGCTACGTCGAGTACGCCTACGCCCTGCAGAACAAGCTCGCCTACTGCATGATGCAGAACCAGGCCGGAAACTTCGTGAAGCCGAACAGCGCGTCCTTCCAGGCGGCCGCGGCCAACGCCGACTGGCTGCACACCCCGGGCATGCACGTGGTGCTGACCGACCAGCCCGGCAAGGACAGCTGGCCCATCACCGCCGCCAGCTTCATCCTCATGCACAAGTCCCAGGAGAACCCGGAGCAGGCCAGGGAGATCCTGAAGTTCTTCGCCTGGTCCTTCAAGAACGGCGGCAAGATGGCCGACTCCCTGGACTACGTCTCCATCCCCAAGAACGTGGTCGAGACCATCGAGACCATGTGGTCCAAGGACATCAAGTCCGCTTCCGGCGAAGCCGTCTGGAAGTAG
- a CDS encoding methyltransferase domain-containing protein encodes MATWDSGQYLKFKNERTRPSIDLTRRIEHPGPKKVLDVGCGPGNSTEVLARAFPGASILGVDSSAEMIASATAAHPELAFRLCDASRDLASLGADFDVVFSNACIQWVPDHPALLRSLMARLAPGGVLAVQIPLTERAPIHRIIRELTTGPKWGPELSGLRLFHTLPTGDYYDILAAMSDELSLWDTTYHHVLDSHAAILQWYRGTGLRPYLAALDEARAREFEQDVHARVAQEYPLQADGKVIFHFPRFFFTARAR; translated from the coding sequence ATGGCGACGTGGGATTCCGGACAGTACCTGAAGTTCAAGAACGAGCGCACCCGGCCGTCCATCGACCTGACGCGGCGCATCGAGCATCCCGGGCCGAAAAAGGTCCTCGACGTGGGCTGCGGGCCGGGCAACAGCACCGAGGTCCTGGCGCGGGCTTTTCCGGGCGCCTCCATCCTCGGCGTGGACAGCTCGGCCGAGATGATCGCCTCGGCCACGGCCGCGCACCCGGAACTCGCCTTCCGCCTGTGCGACGCGAGCCGCGACCTGGCGAGCCTCGGCGCGGACTTCGACGTGGTCTTCTCCAACGCCTGCATCCAGTGGGTGCCGGACCACCCCGCCCTGCTCCGCTCCCTGATGGCGCGCCTCGCGCCCGGCGGCGTGCTCGCCGTGCAGATCCCCCTCACGGAGCGCGCGCCCATCCACCGCATAATCCGCGAGCTGACCACCGGCCCCAAATGGGGCCCGGAACTCTCCGGCCTGCGCCTCTTCCACACCCTGCCCACCGGCGACTACTACGACATCCTCGCCGCCATGAGCGACGAGCTGAGCCTGTGGGACACCACCTACCACCACGTGCTCGACTCGCACGCCGCGATCCTGCAATGGTACCGCGGCACCGGCCTGCGCCCCTACCTCGCCGCCCTCGACGAGGCCCGCGCCAGGGAGTTCGAGCAGGACGTCCACGCCCGCGTGGCCCAGGAATACCCGCTGCAGGCGGACGGTAAGGTCATCTTCCACTTCCCCCGCTTCTTCTTCACCGCGCGGGCACGGTAG
- a CDS encoding phenylacetate--CoA ligase family protein: protein MGHRFIPHLSADELAARQLEGLKWTVNHAFENSPAYTRKLRDMGLRPGDVKSLDDLSRLPFTSVEDLREGYPLPLLAVPEEQVVRIHGSSGTTGKRKVMAYTQKDVDTWKHMMARCFEIAGCTPLDRAQICVGYGLWTAGAGFQLGCEHFGAMALPVGPGMLDIQVQILTDLGATVLCSTASMALLMAEEVEKRGLQDRLKLKRGIFGAEPHTPKMRERFEALLGLEDSFDIVGMTELYGPGTGLECPAHDGVHYWADLYILEILDPETLRPVAPGEIGEMVVTSLCKEASPLIRYRTRDLTRLVEGECSCGCSMPRHDKILGRSDDMIIVRGVNVYPGQVAEVLGRFPELSSEYQIVLTRVEGKDYMAVNVERGAKDLSGNDPALAAAVSQALHKALLVSAKVGVLDPGELPRTFAKTRRVLDERQ from the coding sequence ATGGGCCATCGCTTCATCCCGCACCTCTCGGCCGACGAGCTGGCCGCGCGCCAGCTCGAAGGCCTCAAGTGGACCGTGAACCACGCCTTCGAGAACTCGCCCGCCTACACCCGCAAGCTCCGCGACATGGGGCTGCGCCCGGGCGACGTGAAGAGCCTCGACGACCTCTCGCGCCTGCCCTTCACCAGCGTCGAGGACCTGCGCGAGGGCTACCCCCTGCCGCTCCTCGCCGTGCCCGAGGAACAGGTCGTGCGCATCCACGGCTCGTCCGGCACCACGGGCAAGCGCAAGGTCATGGCCTACACCCAGAAGGACGTGGACACCTGGAAGCACATGATGGCCCGCTGCTTCGAGATCGCGGGCTGCACGCCGCTCGACCGCGCCCAGATCTGCGTGGGCTACGGCCTTTGGACCGCGGGCGCGGGCTTTCAGCTCGGCTGCGAGCACTTCGGCGCCATGGCCCTGCCCGTGGGCCCGGGAATGCTGGACATCCAGGTCCAGATCCTCACCGACCTCGGCGCCACCGTGCTCTGCTCCACGGCCTCCATGGCCCTGCTCATGGCCGAGGAGGTCGAGAAGCGCGGCCTGCAGGACCGCCTGAAACTGAAGCGCGGCATCTTCGGGGCCGAGCCCCACACCCCCAAGATGCGCGAACGCTTCGAGGCCCTGCTCGGCCTCGAGGACTCCTTCGACATCGTGGGCATGACCGAGCTCTACGGACCCGGCACCGGCCTGGAATGCCCGGCCCACGACGGCGTGCACTACTGGGCCGACCTCTACATCCTGGAGATCCTCGACCCCGAGACCCTGCGCCCCGTGGCCCCGGGCGAGATCGGCGAGATGGTCGTGACCAGCCTGTGCAAGGAGGCCTCGCCGCTCATCCGCTACCGCACCCGCGACCTCACCCGCCTCGTGGAGGGCGAGTGCTCCTGCGGCTGCTCCATGCCGCGCCACGACAAGATCCTCGGCCGCAGCGACGACATGATCATCGTGCGCGGCGTGAACGTCTACCCCGGCCAGGTGGCCGAGGTCCTGGGCCGCTTCCCCGAGCTGTCCAGCGAATACCAGATCGTGCTCACCCGCGTGGAGGGCAAGGACTACATGGCCGTCAACGTGGAACGCGGCGCAAAGGACCTCTCCGGCAACGACCCCGCCCTGGCCGCCGCCGTGTCCCAGGCCCTGCACAAGGCGCTCCTCGTCTCCGCCAAGGTCGGCGTCCTCGACCCCGGCGAACTCCCCCGCACCTTCGCCAAGACCCGGCGCGTCCTCGACGAACGCCAATAG
- the trpA gene encoding tryptophan synthase subunit alpha, translated as MGSLLTTRIEEAKAKGRKAVIPYLPFCHPDCERFWTEIEGMDAAGADVIEVGVPFSDPVADGPVIEEAVNECLERGACLKGILDGLAERKGKLHAAIVLMGYVNPFMQYGWEKFAADAAAAGVSGLIVPDLPYEEAGEIKALLRAQGLDLVPLVGLNTSADRLALYAEDASGFAYFVSVLGTTGARDSLPEEVFEKLTLARKAFTVPLALGFGIKTPEQAARFGDLADAVVIGSAIVSHTKAGGSAAQFLAPFLK; from the coding sequence ATGGGCTCGCTTCTCACCACGCGCATCGAGGAGGCCAAGGCCAAGGGCCGCAAGGCCGTCATCCCCTACCTGCCCTTCTGCCACCCGGACTGCGAGCGCTTCTGGACCGAGATCGAGGGCATGGACGCGGCCGGGGCCGACGTCATCGAGGTCGGCGTGCCCTTCTCCGATCCCGTGGCCGACGGCCCGGTCATCGAGGAGGCCGTGAACGAATGCCTCGAGCGCGGCGCCTGCCTCAAGGGCATCCTGGACGGCCTGGCCGAGCGCAAGGGGAAGCTGCACGCCGCCATCGTGCTCATGGGCTACGTCAACCCCTTCATGCAGTACGGCTGGGAGAAGTTCGCGGCCGATGCCGCCGCCGCCGGGGTCTCGGGCCTCATCGTCCCGGACCTGCCCTACGAGGAGGCCGGGGAGATAAAGGCCCTCCTGCGCGCGCAGGGGCTGGACCTCGTGCCCCTGGTCGGGCTAAACACATCCGCCGACCGCCTCGCGCTCTACGCCGAGGACGCCTCGGGCTTCGCCTACTTCGTCTCCGTGCTCGGCACCACCGGCGCGCGCGACAGCCTGCCCGAGGAGGTCTTCGAGAAGCTCACGCTCGCGCGCAAGGCCTTCACCGTGCCGCTCGCGCTCGGCTTCGGCATCAAGACCCCGGAGCAGGCCGCGCGCTTCGGCGACCTGGCCGACGCCGTGGTCATCGGCAGCGCCATCGTCAGCCACACGAAGGCGGGCGGCAGCGCGGCACAGTTCCTCGCGCCCTTCCTCAAGTAA
- the trpB gene encoding tryptophan synthase subunit beta gives MTPKKDTTPTDSGYYGEFGGRFVPELLMPPVLELTRAAQEIVASKEFQDEFTAILRDYVGRPSALYHCPNISRELGLEFWLKREDLNHTGAHKINNTIGQALLTKKMGKPRIIAETGAGQHGVATATAAAMLGLECVVYMGEIDVERQAHNVRRMELLGATVVPAKNGTKTLKDAVNLALKDWIANQRTTHYCIGSVIGPHPFPELVRDFQAVIGLEAKEQFAARTMGRLPDAVVACVGGGSNAMGMFHAFVPETSVRLIGVEAAGTGEPGCYHSSSLSQGTPGVFQGTLTKLLQTEQGQIEPSHSVAPGLDYPGVGPEHAWLQATGRAEYYCLKDDRALNAFFVLCRKEGIIPALESSHAVGWVLDNADRLPKGGNVIVCLSGRGDKDMGIVEEVLAKDPSAYSDIYSAKYAVKGPKEGK, from the coding sequence ATGACCCCGAAGAAAGACACGACCCCGACCGACTCCGGCTACTACGGCGAATTCGGGGGCCGCTTCGTGCCCGAGCTGCTCATGCCGCCCGTGCTGGAGCTCACCCGCGCCGCGCAGGAGATCGTCGCCTCCAAGGAATTCCAGGACGAGTTCACGGCCATCCTGCGCGACTACGTGGGCAGGCCGAGCGCCCTCTACCACTGCCCCAACATCTCCCGCGAGCTGGGCCTCGAGTTCTGGCTCAAGCGCGAGGACCTGAACCACACCGGCGCGCACAAGATCAACAACACCATCGGCCAGGCCCTGCTGACCAAGAAGATGGGCAAGCCGCGCATCATCGCCGAGACCGGCGCGGGCCAGCACGGCGTGGCCACGGCCACGGCCGCGGCCATGCTCGGCCTGGAGTGCGTGGTCTACATGGGCGAGATCGACGTGGAGCGCCAGGCGCACAACGTGCGCCGCATGGAGCTTCTCGGCGCCACGGTCGTCCCGGCCAAAAACGGCACCAAGACCCTGAAGGACGCCGTGAACCTCGCGCTCAAGGACTGGATCGCCAACCAGCGCACCACCCACTACTGCATCGGCTCGGTCATCGGGCCGCACCCCTTCCCCGAGCTCGTGCGCGACTTCCAGGCCGTCATCGGCCTGGAGGCCAAGGAGCAGTTCGCCGCCCGCACCATGGGCCGCCTGCCCGACGCCGTGGTCGCCTGCGTGGGCGGCGGCTCCAACGCCATGGGCATGTTCCACGCCTTCGTGCCCGAGACCTCGGTGCGCCTCATCGGCGTGGAGGCCGCGGGCACCGGCGAGCCCGGCTGCTACCACTCCTCCTCGCTCTCCCAGGGCACGCCCGGCGTGTTCCAGGGCACCCTGACCAAGCTCCTGCAGACCGAGCAAGGGCAGATCGAGCCCTCGCACTCCGTGGCCCCGGGCCTGGACTACCCCGGCGTGGGCCCCGAGCACGCCTGGCTGCAGGCCACCGGCCGCGCCGAGTACTACTGCCTGAAGGACGACCGCGCGCTCAACGCCTTCTTCGTCCTGTGCCGCAAGGAGGGCATCATCCCGGCGCTGGAATCCTCCCACGCCGTGGGCTGGGTGCTGGACAACGCGGACAGGCTGCCCAAGGGCGGCAACGTCATCGTCTGCCTCTCCGGACGCGGCGACAAGGACATGGGCATCGTCGAGGAGGTCCTGGCCAAGGACCCCTCCGCGTATTCCGACATCTATTCGGCCAAGTACGCCGTGAAAGGCCCCAAGGAGGGGAAATAG
- a CDS encoding phosphoribosylanthranilate isomerase, with amino-acid sequence MSPTVLPCGRSLIVKICGLTRPREAVLAARLGADWLGFIFHPGSPRYVALAVPASLEGLPARKVGVFVHQEAGEVRAAMDAAGLSMAQLHGGQDPEFCRRVGAERVIRVFWPERHPTRESLMEEMHAFRDAAAYFLLDAGTSGGGHGRALDPAFLEGLESPVPLILAGGLSPENAARAAALPGIAGLDVNSGVESAPGVKDIAKLEALFHLLKQEQPS; translated from the coding sequence ATGAGCCCGACCGTCCTGCCATGCGGCCGCTCCCTGATCGTCAAGATCTGCGGCCTGACCCGCCCGCGCGAGGCCGTGCTCGCGGCGCGCCTGGGCGCGGACTGGCTCGGCTTCATCTTCCATCCCGGCAGCCCGCGCTACGTGGCCCTGGCCGTTCCGGCCTCCCTGGAGGGGCTGCCCGCAAGGAAGGTCGGCGTCTTCGTGCATCAGGAGGCGGGCGAGGTGCGCGCCGCCATGGACGCGGCAGGGCTCTCCATGGCCCAGTTGCACGGCGGGCAGGACCCGGAGTTCTGCCGCCGGGTGGGGGCTGAGCGCGTCATCCGCGTCTTCTGGCCCGAGCGGCACCCCACGCGCGAATCGCTCATGGAGGAGATGCACGCCTTCCGCGACGCGGCGGCCTACTTCCTCCTCGACGCCGGGACCTCCGGTGGCGGCCACGGCCGCGCGCTCGACCCGGCCTTCCTCGAAGGGCTCGAGAGCCCCGTGCCCCTCATCCTGGCGGGCGGCCTCTCCCCGGAGAACGCCGCGCGCGCCGCGGCGCTGCCCGGCATCGCGGGGCTCGACGTGAACTCCGGCGTGGAATCCGCGCCCGGGGTCAAGGACATCGCCAAACTGGAAGCGCTCTTCCATCTTCTCAAACAGGAGCAACCCTCATGA
- a CDS encoding indole-3-glycerol-phosphate synthase, which produces MTGSPRPAGILEKFRAAKAPEIAMLREREKRGALPSFFLGGRPAFAAALAAAAPLAVIAEYKRASPSQGDINLGATPLHTCQAYADAGAAALSILTERVHFKGDPDFLTACRPVGLPMLRKDFILDEVQIRETAATPASAFLLIARMLPDAGTLARFLVLGAAAGLEAVVEIFDEADLAMAREAGSRIIQVNNRDLDTLAVDLGNAENLMAAAGGKQGDEVWIAASGVKGPEDAARMARAGYDAVLVGTSLMSSADPAAAVRALIEAAREAVA; this is translated from the coding sequence ATGACCGGATCGCCACGGCCCGCGGGCATTCTGGAAAAATTCCGCGCCGCCAAGGCGCCTGAGATCGCCATGTTGCGCGAGCGCGAGAAGCGGGGTGCGCTGCCCTCCTTCTTCCTCGGCGGCCGCCCGGCCTTCGCCGCCGCGCTCGCCGCCGCGGCCCCCCTGGCCGTGATCGCGGAATACAAGCGCGCCTCGCCCAGCCAGGGCGACATCAACCTCGGCGCCACGCCGCTTCACACCTGCCAGGCCTATGCCGACGCGGGCGCGGCCGCGCTCTCCATCCTCACCGAGCGGGTGCACTTCAAGGGCGACCCGGACTTCCTCACCGCCTGCCGCCCCGTGGGCCTGCCCATGCTGCGCAAGGACTTCATCCTGGACGAGGTGCAGATCCGCGAGACCGCGGCCACCCCGGCCTCGGCCTTCCTGCTCATCGCGCGCATGCTCCCGGACGCCGGAACGCTCGCGCGCTTCCTGGTGCTCGGCGCGGCGGCCGGGCTCGAGGCCGTGGTCGAGATCTTCGACGAAGCCGACCTGGCCATGGCCCGCGAGGCGGGCAGCCGCATCATCCAGGTCAACAACCGCGACCTCGACACCCTGGCCGTGGACCTCGGCAACGCCGAGAACCTGATGGCCGCCGCGGGCGGCAAGCAGGGGGACGAGGTCTGGATCGCGGCCAGCGGCGTGAAGGGCCCGGAGGATGCCGCGCGGATGGCCCGGGCGGGCTACGACGCCGTGCTCGTGGGCACGAGCCTCATGTCCTCGGCCGATCCCGCGGCCGCCGTGCGCGCCCTTATCGAGGCGGCGCGGGAGGCCGTGGCATGA